GTCGGGGGAATCAGGATGTTCTGTATGGTCCGGAGCAATTGGCCTGCTTAGTCTGTGGAAACGATAATAGCGGTGATTGTAGCTATTGGGACTGTATAGCTGCCAGCTATCGCTATGTGATATGAGCATACACCATAGTTGTAGAGTATCGCTGGAGGGTATAGTTGAAGAGTATAGCTATATCTTATAGGTAAATGTAGCAGCGATATCGTCTACCTTAGATTTATGCTTGTTGCCTTCAACTATACCACTAATGCTCACTTACACCCCAGTTTCAGAGGCTGGTGGAGTTGGCAAAACGACTACTGCAGCCACTCTCGCCGTCAGTCACGCGCGTTCAGGACATAACGTCCTCACGATCGACATGGACACACAGAACGGGAGCCTCACATACTTTTTCGGTCCCGACTATGATCGAGGCGATCCAAACATAGACAATCTTGTTCGTCATCTGGTGGGACGACCAAAAGGTGATTTCTACAATCTCACTCACGAGGTCGAAGCAGGGGTTGATTTGATTCCATCGCATAATATGCTCGAAGATCTCGAAGAGTTCCTTCTTAACGAGAAGGATCAAGCCGAGAATTTTGGAGAATCCTACAGCATGTATCATCAGCTTCATCGGATTCTCCGTGAGGCCGATATCCGTGAAGAGTATGATGTGGTTATTGTCGATACTGCTGGGAAGGCAGGTCCGATTTTGTACAATACACTCGTGGCTGTTAGGAACGTCGTGATCCCGTTTGAGGTGACTGCAAAAGGGGAAGAGTCGATTGATGGACTTGATGATCTCGTTGACGGATTAGAACAGAACATCAATATCGATGTGGGAGTACTCGCAATCGTTCCGATCGGATACAAAGAGACTCGTGATCGACAAGAGATTCTTAAAAAAGTACAGAACGATGGATTTCCGGTACCTATCGTGATCGGTCAACGTGGCTCATTGATCGAGGGATGTTGGAAACAGCAGTGCAGCCCCTACAAATACATCGAAGAGTACCGCAATCGACAGCGGGACTATGAGCTTACTACGCTTAACAAATTTGATGAACTATCTCGATACCTTGAGCGAGAAGCAGATATTGGATCTCCGGAGGTGACTGTGTAATGGGCTTGAAATCTGGCTCCCGAAATGCCGGCCTCGATGACTCGGAAGATAGTAACAAACAGTCCACTGACCAAGAGGTCGATATATCTACCTCCGAAGCAACTGAGTCACGTGAAACGCGATCCGACACAGCAACCGATACGACTTCAGAGTCTATCGGCGAGTCTAAAACAGGTTCTCGACGACCGACGATCGAGTCACTCCCATATAAACTCCGGCGAGAAAAAGTGAATGAAGGCCGCGAGCAGGTCCCATACTTTCTTCGAAAAGATGTCATTGAATCTGAATCTGAACTCCAAGAGACACTCGAAGAGCAACTTGGTGAGGATGTTTATAAGTCGGATTATCGAGAAGCCGCAATGGTTGTGGCTCAGCGCAACCCTGAACTAGTCGCTGAGGTGCTCCGTGAGTGGGGTTATGATCTTAATAGTGCATAATCGTGAAGGGTGTTACGCCAAACGGAACGGTCGCCGGAACCATGACCATCGACAACAATCGCGCTACTGCACCGTCTTCCGACCATTTTCTGTGCTCGACGTTCGGTGTCGTCGAGGAGATTCTGCACCTCCTCATCGAGCACGTCATAGAGATCCGACGCCACATCTATTTCCCCGAGCGCGTCCTTGACGGCGGCTTTGACGATCACATTTGTCATACCGCTCGTTCTTCCAGCAAGATGATTGAATCTTGACGATTAATTTGCGTCGATAAATCATACCAATCGGACCGACTAAGCTGGTGAGGTCCACGCAAGACCATCGATTTCGATCCAGACAGTCCGTCTATCGCTCGTCCGGATCACCGTCCGTTAGTGGTGGTCACGGAGCCGCAGCCGCGTGGTTCGATTCTGATGCGAACGGAACGCGCATCACGGGTTCGTCGAACCAGACGACGGGACATTTCGCCTGTCCCTCCTCTGCGAAATAGATCACACCGAGGTTTTCCAGCCGAACTAATTGCTCGTGGACGTTCTTCACATCCCGGTCGACTGCCCGAGCTGCTTCGTTCATGCTTGTCGGTTCCTCCTGTCGGATGGTTTCGATGAGCTTGAGGGTCGTCGCAGTGAACGTTTTCAGCAGCTCCTCATAGCTGGTGAGCGACAGCGTTAGTGATTCACCCACACTGTCATTCGCGGCCAGCGTCTCAATCGCGTCCG
This Halocatena salina DNA region includes the following protein-coding sequences:
- a CDS encoding HVO_A0114 family putative DNA-binding protein, with product MTVECSKRFHDNVTDAIETLAANDSVGESLTLSLTSYEELLKTFTATTLKLIETIRQEEPTSMNEAARAVDRDVKNVHEQLVRLENLGVIYFAEEGQAKCPVVWFDEPVMRVPFASESNHAAAAP
- a CDS encoding ParA family protein, encoding MLTYTPVSEAGGVGKTTTAATLAVSHARSGHNVLTIDMDTQNGSLTYFFGPDYDRGDPNIDNLVRHLVGRPKGDFYNLTHEVEAGVDLIPSHNMLEDLEEFLLNEKDQAENFGESYSMYHQLHRILREADIREEYDVVIVDTAGKAGPILYNTLVAVRNVVIPFEVTAKGEESIDGLDDLVDGLEQNINIDVGVLAIVPIGYKETRDRQEILKKVQNDGFPVPIVIGQRGSLIEGCWKQQCSPYKYIEEYRNRQRDYELTTLNKFDELSRYLEREADIGSPEVTV